The genomic stretch TGATTGGCGGTAACCACGATGGTTTCAAGTTGTACCGCCTCACCCTCTGCGGACATAGACGCAGTTCCGCGATTGGTTATCTCCCCTGTAGCGACAGCAGCAGGTGCCGATTGCAAACGTGGTTCTATTCGCCATACATTGGGCGTTTGCTGAATCAACTGTAAGTCGGTACTTTTTAACAATTGGGCAAAGCCTTGTTGAATATTATAATTTCCCGTTAATCCTTGGCTTTTAAGTCCTTGCACCAGCTTTGGATCAAATGACAAGGCAATATTCGACTGTAAGGCAAAGCTTGACAAGGCCTGCCCCAAATCACCCGAAGCCACTTGATAATGCTGTTGTGTCGCTGCAGCTTGTGCGTGCTGCATGGCACTCATCCCCAACATGCTGCTGAGTACCAATATGTGCAAGCTTGAAAATTTAAATTTTTTATTGCTGCTGTTAGGCTTCGCTGTGGCCCGTTGCAATTTTTGAGAAGTTCTAGACACCGTAATCCCCGATTAAATAAGAATAAGAAGCTTTCTTATCTATATAGCCAGTTGAATCGCGAAAAAGTGTCAAACTAATTTAATTTTTAAGTGCAATGCGCACCCAGTAGCCTTGCGCATAACAGTCGACTTGCAGTGCATAGGTTTGCGCCAACATCTCATATAACGTATTGAGATCATCAATCGGATAAGTGCCTGATATGCTGATTTGTGCTGCTGCATCATCCAGCGAAATATGCCCTTTTTGATATTTTTCAAGGCGCTGTACAAATTCGGACAAGGGCATGTTATCCACCACAATAAAGCCTTTTTTCCAACTTAACCGTGCTAGATCTAAACCCTGAACTGTTGTCACATTGGTTGCATTAAAGATACCTTGCTGATTGGCATAGACAATAGGCGCAGCATCACCTTGATCGGATGCTTGCTTCGGTTTGATTTGTACTGCCCCATGTTCAACCATTAGCCAACTTTGTTGCGCTTCGAGATTAACCGCAAATTCGGTCCCGAGTGCTTGCGCTTGGCCGTGCTTGATCTGTACGAAGAATGGGCGCTGCTGTGGATCTTTGGCGGTTTTCACCCAGATCTGGCCTTTTCGCAGCACAACTTCACGCTTCTCTGCATCAAAATTCACATCAATCGCAGCACCGCTGTCCAAATACAACTCACCACCATCAGGCAAAGTTATGCTTTTTTGTACTCCCATCGGGCTACGATAATCTGCACCCCACTGCTGTTGTTGATTAAGCTGATTGGCCAAATACAATACTGGCACACAAGCCAAGAGGTAGAGTAAAGGTCGCTGCTTTAACCATCCGGTACTGGTGCTTTGATTGAGCACAGGCCGCGCAAGCTCAGTCGGTAACGCTGCAAAAGTGCCATTCAGTTGCTGTATTTTTTGCCACGCTTTGCCGTGTAATGGGCTGCGTTCCTGCCAAGCGGTCAATTCGAGTAAATCTTGTGCACTCAGTTCATCTTGGCTTAGACGCATCGACCAATCGACTGCTTCTGCTAATATCTGCTGTGCTTCTGTAGTGCTGTATTCGCTCACGGTTCACTCATTAAGTTATCTTTTTTTATTCATTGTTAGTCGTCCAACATCACTGTCAAACAATGTAAATAGGCTTTTTTCATATAGCGCTTTACCGTGCTCAGCGAAATATCTAATTTAATTGCAATGGCTTCATATTTTAAGCCTTCAAGCTGTGCATATAAAAAAGTATCTCGCACCACTGGCGGTAACTGTTCTAAGAGTTGTGTCACTTCCAGCAAACTTTCGATAATCAAACATTGCTGCTCTGGGGAAATCCCCTCATTCTCTGGTTGTAATGCCAATACTTCGAGATAGGCCCGCTCAATCTGTTTACGCTGAATCCAATTGACCATCAGACCTTTTGCCACGGTGGTCAAATACGCCCGCGGTTGCTGTAATTCAACTTGCTGTTGGCGTGCCATGACTCTTAAAAAAGTATCTTGTGCTAAATCAGCCGCATCTGACGCATTGCCCAGTTTTTTATACAGCCATGCATACACCCAAGAATGATGTTCTTGATAGAGCTGACCTATCGCTTGATGAGGGGATAATACGGACATGGGAGAAACGCAGATATATGAATGATAATAATTATCATTCATATGTCGTTAAAATTCAACCATTTTTCTAAATGATATAAATATGAAATGCGATTAGGATGGTAGTAACCCCTAATGTTTCAGAGGAATACTTAAATATTTAAGAAATATATATAGTCGAAATATGTAATCTATTTGAGCTTAATACAAGGTATTTAAGTCCTGTTTAGATTTGGAATTTAGTGCTGAGTGCAAATTTCATTGAATTTCAGAAACCCCCAATCTCCCCTAACCCCTCTTTTCCAAAGAGGGGAACTTCCATTAAATATCATACTGAGTTTGATACACAACGCTCCTTCCTTAGAAAAATGGATGAGCAGCATTGCTGCGCAAGGATGGATTACTTTGGATCGTAAACAGCATATCAAAAGATGTGTAGATACCTATGCCCAATGAAAGAAGGCTGGGTTGAGGGGCATAGAATGGACCGATATGCTGATTATCCCCACCCCGTACCCAATGCTGCGATCAGCTGTGCTGAGTTCTGCATTTGTTTTTGTTGTAATTGCACGATGGACTGCGCAGCCGCTAAGCGCAAGTTTTGTGCCACGACTACTTCAAGATAACTGATCATACCGGCTTGATAACGCTGTTGAACCACACGTTCATTTTCCTTTGCTAAATCCAGCAGTTGTTGCTGTTGCTGTAATTCATTGCGAAAGCTTTCCGATTGCAGCAAGGCATCTTCAACTTCTTTCCAACCCGTTAAAACCTTGTGTTTATAGATCGCCAAGCGTTCGTCATAACGGGCTTGCGCTTGTACAATCTGCGCTTTACGTTTGCCACCATCAAAAATCGTCCCTGCGGCTTGTAATCCCAACGACCACAAATACTGCGGAGATTGCAATAACGTGCTGAGTACCCGGCTATTGACACTGGCATCTAAACCGATATTGATATCGGGCAACCATGCCGTTTGTGCCAAACCCAATTCGGCATGACTGGCAGCCAATTCACGCTCAGCTTGAATCACATCGGGACGTTGACCCAGCAAACGACTGGGTACTTGGATCGGAATTGCTGGTGGATTCAAGCTGAGCTTCTGGGTTGGGAGCTTAAATTCACTGACTGGCTGCCCAAGCAAAACTGCCAAGATATTTTCAGCTAAAGCACGTTCACGTTGCAGCACCAGCAAGTCAATGCCGACTTTTTTAAGCTGTGTTTCTGCTTGAATCACATCTGCACGGGCAATCATGCCGGCACGAAATTGATCTTGAAGAATCTCAAAGGCACGCTGATAACTTGCTTGCGTTTGCACAAGCAAGTTGAGCCGTTGTTCAAAACCACGTATTTGCCAATAGGCCTCTGCCGCCAAAAGCTGTTGATTCAGCTGTATGGCTGCCAAATCTGCAGCACTGGCCTGCGCATTGGCTTGTGCCGCCTGTACCGAAAGCGCGACTCTGCCCCACACGTCCAGTACCCAACTGGCCTTGAGTCCTGCGTTATAGTTGTTGTTATCATCGCTGTGCTTGGCCCCTTGACGCGATACACCGCCCTGCGCATCGAGATTGGGTTTGCCTGTTGCCTGTTGCTGCTGTACCAAACTCATGGCTTGTCGATAACGTGCCTCCGCTTGTTGCAAGCTCAGGTTATCTTTGCCTAAGCGTTGCATAAGTGCTGCCAAAGTCGGGTCTTGATACACTTGCCACCAATCGGCAGTCGCTGCCGATAAATTGCTGGTTTCCACCCAATTCAGCCCTGCATATTGATATTGCAGCGGATGACTTAACACTGGCTGCTGATAGTCTGCTGCTTTAAAGACCCGATCGGACTGACAAGCACTAAGCAGCGGAATGGCCATGAGTGAAAGAGAGAGAATACGCAGTTTCATATGCATGGCCTATGGATTCCTTTGAAAACGATTTGTGCTAAAAATCAAACGCTTTAAATATTGTGAGATTTTCTCTAAAAGTAAGTACATGATTGGGGTGGTGTATAACGTCAGTAATTGACCCAAAATCAAACCACCGACAATCACTAAACCGAGGGGTTGACGGAATTCTGCGCCTTGTCCCCAACTGATTACCAAGGGTAAAGCGCCAATCAAAGCCGCAGTATTGGTCATTAAAATCGGGCGGAAACGTAAGCGTGCAGCTGCTAAAATAGCCGCCAGCGACGATTTGCCTTGCCGCCTGAGTGCCAGACTAAAATCAATCATTAAAATCGCATTTTTCACCACGATCCCAATCAGCAAGAACATCCCCAACAAGGCAATTAAGCTAAAGGCATGATCAAATAGCCACAAGGTAACCAACGCCCCAACCGCAACGGCTGGAATGGTCGATAAAATCGTCAGTGGATGAATCATACTTTCATAGGTCATCCCCAACACCAAATAGATCAGCACAATCACAGTGAGAATCAGCATTGGAGTCGTTAAACCACTTTGTAGACTTTCCGCTTCAGCATCTTTATCTCCCGTCACAAAAATCTCATTTGGAAACATGATTTCAGGCAATAAACCACGAATCGCAGCATCGGCCTGTTCAGCGCTATATTCCGCTTTGACCACATAACCAATGCCCATCACCGCAAACTGATTGCGTCGATAAATTCGGTCATTGGTCAAGCCATAAGACCAGCTGGCAAACTGTGGCAATGGGACAAACTGCCCTTGTTGATTGGGTACTTTAATATTTGCCAATGCTTCGGGATGCTCAGTAAAATGTCGATCAACCTCCATGACCACAAAAAACTGATCGGTCTGATCATAAATGGTGGAAATTTGTCGTTGTGAAAATGAATTGTTCAGCACACTAGAAATTGCTTCGATATCAACACCCAAACGCTTGGCTGCTGCACGGTCAATCTCTAAACGCACATGCTGTGCGCCTTTGTCCCCATAGTTTTCTGCTTCTTCAAGTTGTGGCAATTTCTGCATGGCTTCGGTCAGGATTGGCACCCATTGACGCAGTAACTCGACATTGTCGGACTGCAATAATAATAAGTATTCTTGGCCATTGCCTGAGGCAAAAGGATCATCCAGTTTTAAATCTTGTCCCACCCGCGCAGAAAATACCGCACCTGCATGCCAAGGCGCTTGGCTTTTTAAGCGCTCCACCACGGTTTTGGAAGCTTCACCACCACGTTCAGCTTTGGGTTTTAGGCTGATCATAATGTCTGAGTTGGTAAAACCGCCGCCTCCGCCTGAAATCCCAATCACATCTTGCACCGCTGGATCTTGATTGACATAGGCAATAAAGCTGGCAATTTTAGGCTGCATCACTTGGAATGAAAAACCATCATCGCCGCGAATAAAGGCTTCGACGCGTCCGGTATCTTGTTCTGGCAATACTTTTTTCGGTAGCATTTGATAGACATAAACTGAGCCAAAAATCGCTGCAAGCCACAGCACAATGACCACATAACTGTGTCGCATCAACCATTTCAGTGAACGCAGGTAGGCTTGAGTCAGGCGCTGCATCATGGCATGGCTATAACGATACAAAGATGTCGGCTGCTGACGATTAAGTGGTGCGACCACACGTGCTGCCAAACTGGGACTAAACAGCAGCGAAACCAAGACTGAGAGGATGACCACAAATACCAAGGTCAATGAAAACTCTTTAAACAGCCGTTCAATCACACCGCCCATAAACAATACCGAAATAAAGATCACCAACAGCGAGAGGTTCATAGCAATCAGGGTTGCACCCACTTCTTGAATGCCTTTAACTGCCGCAGCATATGGACTTAGACCATTTTCAACATGCCGTTCGATATTTTCCAGCACCACAATGGCATCATCCACCACCAAGCCGATCGCCACAATAATTGCCATAATCGACAGATTATTTAAGGAAAAGCCCGAAAGATAAATCAGTATACAACTGCCAATCAGGGTCACCCCCACAGCCAGTGTTGGCACCCAAGCACTTTTAAAACGCCCCAGTAACACCCCAATAATCACAATCACCAACAGAATCGAAAACAGCAAGGTCTCCCGAGCATCTTGCAAACTGGCACGAATCACTTCCGAGCCATCCATCACCACGTTCAACTCACTGTCGGCTGGAATTAGATGGCCTAATGTCGGTAAGCGCTGTTTAATCTGGTCAATCGTTGCCACGATATTGGCATTCGGCTGGCGACTAATTTTCAAGATCACCGCAGGTTTGCCATTGTGATAACCACTGACATAGCGGTCTTCCACTGCGTCTTCAACGTCAGCTACATCTTTTAAACGCACCACGGCATTGGCATTTTGGTGAATGACCAAATCTGCAAAATCTTCCGCCTTTTTCAGGTCACTGGACAAAGACACTTGCCAACGGAGCTTTTCATGCTCAATCACGCCTAGGGCTTGTACCACATTGCTTTCAACCACTGCTTTACGCACTTGCTCCAGTGATAAGCCCTGTGAAATTAAAGCATTGGGATGCAAAGTGATTCGCACCGCAGGCATGGAAGCGCCATCAATTTTAACTTCACCCACACCAGAAATTTGCGCCAAATTCGGTTGTAAATCATTGGCAGCAATTTCATAGAGCTGACTTGGCGCCAGATGCGCTGAACTAAAAGCCAGATAAAAAATCGGACTTTGACTTGGATTGACTTTGAAATATTCGGGTGGGCTTGGCATTCCGGCAGGCAATTGCGACATCGCTGCATTAATGGCAGCCTGTACCTCACGCGCGGCTTCGTTGATATCGGTTTTTAAATCAAAATGGAGCACCACTTGGGTTGAGTTTTGACTGCTTGACGAATTAATCCCCTTCACCCCAGCCACGCCCATCATGGCGCGTTCAAGCGGTGTCGCCACGGTGGAGGACATGCTTTCTGGACTGGCGCCCGGCAAACTGGCACGCACCACAATGGTTGGAATATCCGCTTGCGGCAATGCTGCCACCGGTAAACGCCAATAGGCCAACAGCCCCAACAGCACAATCGCGATCGCCAGCAAACGACTGGCGACAGGACGCTGAATCATCATAGTCAGGAACTTCAAGACAACGCTCCTGATGAATCATTGCCAGCATTGTTAACATTGCCGATATCGGCGGGTGCTGACGGTTTTTGTAGACGATCAAAGAATAAATACACCACAGGCGTGGTAAATAACGTCAGCAACTGGCTGACGATCAGTCCACCGACCATCACCAAACCGAGCGGTTGGCGTAGCTCTGCACCTGAGCCAGAAGCAAACATCAACGGTAATGCACCGACCAAGGCCGCCATGGTGGTCATTAGAATCGGTCTAAAACGCATTAATGCCGCTTGGTAAATCGCCTGTTCAGGGCTTAAACCTTGATGGCGCTGTGCTTCGAGGGCAAAGTCGACCATCATGATGCCATTTTTCTTGACCAGACCAATCAACAGAATAATCCCGATCAGTGCAATCATATCCAGCGGTTGCTGCAATAACATCAATGCCAATAACGCCCCAATCGCGGCTGAAGGTAGGGTTGATAAAATGGTAATCGGGTGAATAAAACTCTCGTAGAGCATGCCCAACACGATATACATGGTGACAATTGCCGCCAGCACCAACCACAGACTATTTTCCTGTGCAAAGGCAAAGGCGGCTGCTGCACCTTGTAATTCAATATTTAAATCGACAGGCAAGCTTTGATCTTGTTTGATTTGATCAATCACCGCAATCGCATCACCTAAGGCCACGCCTGCTGCCAAATTAAAGGAAATGGTACTGGACGGAAATTGCGCCTGCTGCTGTAAAATCACCGGTGCATGGCGTTCGGTAATCGTGGCAACTGCACTCAGCGGAATGGCTTGGCCCTCTGCCGAGTGAATATAAGTTTGTGCTAAAAGATCAATGCCTTGTTCCAACCTAGGATCAATTTCAAGCACAATTTGATATTGGTTGGCTTGGCTATACAAAGTCGCAATTTGACGCTGTGCATAGAGATTTTGCAGCGCCAAACTAATCTGTTGAATGGTCAGTCCAAGACGTGAAGCAGCATCGCGATCAACCTCAATATAGGCCTCCAAGCCTTGACCGGCATCGACCCGAGTCACATCTGCAAATTGTGGTTGTGCCGCTAGACGTTGCTGAATCTTTTCAGTCCATTGCTGTACCGCTTGCTGATTGGCTGCGGTCAAGCTGATTTGATATTGAGTGCGACTGATTTTATCTTCAATACTCAGCTCTTGCAGCGGTTGCATCCACGCTTTAATGCCTTGTACTTTATATAAATCTTCAGACAACCTCGCCATCACACCATCGATTTTTTCACGTTCAGCATGTGGCTTTAAATTGACTAAAATACGGCCGCTGCTCAGTTTCGGATTATTGGCATCCACCCCAATAAACGACGATAAGCTTTGCACCGCAGGATCTTTTAAAATCTCTTTGCTGAGGGCCTGTTGCCGCTGACTCATGGCTTGGAATGAAATGTCATCGGGTGCTTCGGTCACCACCTGAATCACGCCATTGTCCTGTACCGGGAAAAAGTCTTTGGGAATCACCCAGTACAATATGCCTGCCAAAACCACGCTACTCAGCATCACCACCATCGTCAATGCTTGATGGCGCAACACCCATTTCAATGACCTGCCATAGCCTTGAATAATCCCGTCCAGACTAAAACGTCCACCCGCACGATGTTGTGGGGCTTTTTTCAGCAAATAAGCACACATCATTGGTGTCAACGTGAGCGACACCAGCAACGACAATGCAATTGCAGCAGCCAAGGTCAGGGCAAATTCATGGAATAAACGCCCTAAAAT from Acinetobacter pullicarnis encodes the following:
- a CDS encoding FecR domain-containing protein, producing MSEYSTTEAQQILAEAVDWSMRLSQDELSAQDLLELTAWQERSPLHGKAWQKIQQLNGTFAALPTELARPVLNQSTSTGWLKQRPLLYLLACVPVLYLANQLNQQQQWGADYRSPMGVQKSITLPDGGELYLDSGAAIDVNFDAEKREVVLRKGQIWVKTAKDPQQRPFFVQIKHGQAQALGTEFAVNLEAQQSWLMVEHGAVQIKPKQASDQGDAAPIVYANQQGIFNATNVTTVQGLDLARLSWKKGFIVVDNMPLSEFVQRLEKYQKGHISLDDAAAQISISGTYPIDDLNTLYEMLAQTYALQVDCYAQGYWVRIALKN
- a CDS encoding efflux RND transporter permease subunit encodes the protein MMIQRPVASRLLAIAIVLLGLLAYWRLPVAALPQADIPTIVVRASLPGASPESMSSTVATPLERAMMGVAGVKGINSSSSQNSTQVVLHFDLKTDINEAAREVQAAINAAMSQLPAGMPSPPEYFKVNPSQSPIFYLAFSSAHLAPSQLYEIAANDLQPNLAQISGVGEVKIDGASMPAVRITLHPNALISQGLSLEQVRKAVVESNVVQALGVIEHEKLRWQVSLSSDLKKAEDFADLVIHQNANAVVRLKDVADVEDAVEDRYVSGYHNGKPAVILKISRQPNANIVATIDQIKQRLPTLGHLIPADSELNVVMDGSEVIRASLQDARETLLFSILLVIVIIGVLLGRFKSAWVPTLAVGVTLIGSCILIYLSGFSLNNLSIMAIIVAIGLVVDDAIVVLENIERHVENGLSPYAAAVKGIQEVGATLIAMNLSLLVIFISVLFMGGVIERLFKEFSLTLVFVVILSVLVSLLFSPSLAARVVAPLNRQQPTSLYRYSHAMMQRLTQAYLRSLKWLMRHSYVVIVLWLAAIFGSVYVYQMLPKKVLPEQDTGRVEAFIRGDDGFSFQVMQPKIASFIAYVNQDPAVQDVIGISGGGGGFTNSDIMISLKPKAERGGEASKTVVERLKSQAPWHAGAVFSARVGQDLKLDDPFASGNGQEYLLLLQSDNVELLRQWVPILTEAMQKLPQLEEAENYGDKGAQHVRLEIDRAAAKRLGVDIEAISSVLNNSFSQRQISTIYDQTDQFFVVMEVDRHFTEHPEALANIKVPNQQGQFVPLPQFASWSYGLTNDRIYRRNQFAVMGIGYVVKAEYSAEQADAAIRGLLPEIMFPNEIFVTGDKDAEAESLQSGLTTPMLILTVIVLIYLVLGMTYESMIHPLTILSTIPAVAVGALVTLWLFDHAFSLIALLGMFLLIGIVVKNAILMIDFSLALRRQGKSSLAAILAAARLRFRPILMTNTAALIGALPLVISWGQGAEFRQPLGLVIVGGLILGQLLTLYTTPIMYLLLEKISQYLKRLIFSTNRFQRNP
- a CDS encoding sigma-70 family RNA polymerase sigma factor; translated protein: MSVLSPHQAIGQLYQEHHSWVYAWLYKKLGNASDAADLAQDTFLRVMARQQQVELQQPRAYLTTVAKGLMVNWIQRKQIERAYLEVLALQPENEGISPEQQCLIIESLLEVTQLLEQLPPVVRDTFLYAQLEGLKYEAIAIKLDISLSTVKRYMKKAYLHCLTVMLDD
- a CDS encoding multidrug efflux RND transporter permease subunit, with the translated sequence MNISRFFILRPVATILLMLALLVSGLLVWRWLPVSALPQVDYPIIQVYTFQPGAHPDTVQRTITAPLEREMGKIAGLKQMSSTSSVGASVITLQFQLSADLGVVEQEVQSGLSTANSKLPYDLPTPPIYRKVNPADAPVMTLSISSETLPLSKVYDLVDTRVAQKLSQLSGVGMVSLAGGQRPAVRVQMNPTALAAYQLSAEEVRATIAAANANQPKGSFDGPFRSTLLDANDQIRSVEDYENLILRWNNQAPIRLKDVARIVEGSEDRYMAAWADSQSAILVNIQRQPNANVIDVADQIKQVLPELQQNMPENVQIQVLSDRTESIRSAIDDVQKELVFAVCLVVMVTFLFLRNLAATIIPSIAVPLSIIGTFVLMYFLGFSVNNLTLMALTIATGFVVDDAIVMLENIARHREAGASKLEAALKGAKEIGFTLISLTVSLIAVLIPLLFMGDILGRLFHEFALTLAAAIALSLLVSLTLTPMMCAYLLKKAPQHRAGGRFSLDGIIQGYGRSLKWVLRHQALTMVVMLSSVVLAGILYWVIPKDFFPVQDNGVIQVVTEAPDDISFQAMSQRQQALSKEILKDPAVQSLSSFIGVDANNPKLSSGRILVNLKPHAEREKIDGVMARLSEDLYKVQGIKAWMQPLQELSIEDKISRTQYQISLTAANQQAVQQWTEKIQQRLAAQPQFADVTRVDAGQGLEAYIEVDRDAASRLGLTIQQISLALQNLYAQRQIATLYSQANQYQIVLEIDPRLEQGIDLLAQTYIHSAEGQAIPLSAVATITERHAPVILQQQAQFPSSTISFNLAAGVALGDAIAVIDQIKQDQSLPVDLNIELQGAAAAFAFAQENSLWLVLAAIVTMYIVLGMLYESFIHPITILSTLPSAAIGALLALMLLQQPLDMIALIGIILLIGLVKKNGIMMVDFALEAQRHQGLSPEQAIYQAALMRFRPILMTTMAALVGALPLMFASGSGAELRQPLGLVMVGGLIVSQLLTLFTTPVVYLFFDRLQKPSAPADIGNVNNAGNDSSGALS
- a CDS encoding efflux transporter outer membrane subunit, with the translated sequence MHMKLRILSLSLMAIPLLSACQSDRVFKAADYQQPVLSHPLQYQYAGLNWVETSNLSAATADWWQVYQDPTLAALMQRLGKDNLSLQQAEARYRQAMSLVQQQQATGKPNLDAQGGVSRQGAKHSDDNNNYNAGLKASWVLDVWGRVALSVQAAQANAQASAADLAAIQLNQQLLAAEAYWQIRGFEQRLNLLVQTQASYQRAFEILQDQFRAGMIARADVIQAETQLKKVGIDLLVLQRERALAENILAVLLGQPVSEFKLPTQKLSLNPPAIPIQVPSRLLGQRPDVIQAERELAASHAELGLAQTAWLPDINIGLDASVNSRVLSTLLQSPQYLWSLGLQAAGTIFDGGKRKAQIVQAQARYDERLAIYKHKVLTGWKEVEDALLQSESFRNELQQQQQLLDLAKENERVVQQRYQAGMISYLEVVVAQNLRLAAAQSIVQLQQKQMQNSAQLIAALGTGWG